CGTCCTCGATCGCGCGGGAGACCTCGCAGCCCAGGCCGGCCACGTCGCGGAGGGACGTGTATCCCCGCTGCAGGGCCAGCCAGCACCCGCGCGTGAGGCGGGCACCGGACGCGGCCGGGTGCTCGGTGATGAAGACCTGGTACGAGTCCTTGCCTCCGTTCCCGTCCGGGGACTCGCCGCCGAAGTGGGCGTGGCAGTCCCAGAGGCCCGGCATGAGGTAGGGTACCGAGTAGGACCTGTGAGGGGAGTCGGTGTATTCCGAGGGTAGGTCCGACTGCGAGCCGACCCAGGCGATGTGCTTTGATTTGATGACGAGAGCGGCATCTTCAAGGGGTTCACCGTCGCCGGGAATAAGAAGGGAGGTCTTGATGATCACGAGGGTGGTTTTCTTGGTCGGTGAGATGGGGGGCACGGGTTCATCGGCGTATTGGGGTCTAAAGGAGCCGCCCATGGCTGGGGAATAGATGTAGGCCGGTCTTTCGATGGAGCGGCGAGTCATTTTTTTGGATGTCAAAATGATGAGTCTTGAAGGTCTCGAGAGGTTCTCTGTGTCGACTTTGTGTCCGAATCGCAGCCTTTTGTGAGCTGGAACGCGTAGCCCTGCGCGATGGAGGACCAATGACACAACGACACCGTGGGCCTGATTAGGAAGGCCGTCATCCTCCATAGCAATACAAGGATTCACTCCTTGATCGTCCGTTATCCGGTGTCGTCGGCCTCCACCTGGTGTGCTGTCGATAACGCAAGCCGGCGGCGCAGCATGATCCTCTTCGCGGTCAAAGCAGAGAGCTCGGCGTTCTGGAGGAGGTGATAAACGAGGTAGTTCAGAGCGAAATTGGTGGCAGCAAGGTCTCATTCTCTCTACACGTTGCGAAAGGGCGTTTTTGGATGGGCGAATGCATGGCCTGCATCGGAAGGCCGTGGAAGCATTCGTTATCCAAGAATGTTCGGCTTGAAGAGACCTGAAAAGCTATACTCACGAGTCTCTTGCAGGGTTTGTTCCGCCGATGGTGATGACCGTTGATGCCTTTTGCAAAACCGACAGCCGGGAGTCTAACCAACGTCTTCGGGCAGACGTTTTGTCATTTCTAATCCCAAAGACATGGTGGGCTTTCACAGAGTTATACAAGAATCGTCATTGGGCCAGAGAGAGAAATTTTGTGTTTCAACATTGCGATGGATGATTGTCTGGCGAGTGGACTCCCTCCCTGTCAGCGGAGGACGGTGCCCTGGGACGACGGAACGGTGGTTCGGCGCCCAAGTTCTGCTGCCCCGGCTAACGACggacgccaaggccgagccGAACCCGGTCCACCGGTTGAAAGTCGACATGCTGACCCGGCGCTATGAGAAGACCGACTGTCCAGGAACCTTCCTCTTAGCGCAAATCGCCACTGGGATCTCCCAGCTTTGCCCATATGTATTCCTGCATTCCCGAAGGAAAGGAACGTGACCCTTGGTTTGACTCCTGGGTTCCTAGGACGACGGGCCCTTTTGACCTCTCGAACTGCCGCCTTGTTTAGTGCATTGGATGCAGCCAGACTCTCATAACACACTTTCCCTCCAGACAATCTGATTCTTAAGAGGTCGTCTTAGAATATGCAGGCCTGGTCTTTTGCCAGCGAAGACACCAATGAAGAAGACTGGTTTATGCTGCCACCGGCAGTGGTGGCTGCTTCTGCAGTAGACATAACCAATCCTCATGATTTACTCGCTTGCCTGCTGCCATCAAACCTTCGTACAATTGTTCATGCGGAAGGGTCCCGCAACCCTTTTGGGATTCATCGCGATCTATGTTGCATGTGGGGTGGCGTCAGCTTCGTCTTCGTTCTCACCTTCGCTTACCCTGGCTTTGCCTACTTCAGCTCCGTCCTCCCGAACTCCGTCTTCTCCTACTTGAAACTCTCCGTGGTCTTTTCAAATCCAAACCTCGTCTTTGGACTCTCTCCGGCTGATGACATCGGGCACGAAAGCTACGTCCAGCACATCTAGTACTACTGGGCAGAGTCACGACGTTCTGCGTTGCGATGGAAGCGTCAAAAAGTGAGCAATATGTCGACTAATCATACTGCTCAACACTCTCGAGCACCTCAAGCACAACGCCCCTTCTATCAACAGCTTCCTCCATCGTTTCAACTGCCAGGACAATCGGTATTGGCAGCCTCGGCAATTCAAGGCCCGACGGCAATTCGACCACGTTTTAAGCCCCTTCACCGTTTTATCCGCAGCGTTTTCTTCTACATTCATTTCGACCTCATCCATCACCTCATCACTAGCTTCATCACCAAACGCAACCTCCGTTTTCGCCGGTCCGAAAGCCGCTCTAGTATCCTACGAGTAACAAATGTGGAAAAGGAGCTGCCAACGGATAAAGCAACAGGTTTTAGGTGTGCTTAGCAAGGGCTCAATAATTCAATATCCTGGATTTAAAGGATTGAGAATGCCTTCTCAGCATAGGTTGACGGCTGCTTGTGCCGAACAGAATCCGCCATCGAGTGTGGCAAGTGCTTGTCGTCGTTATCACCAGACAACGAGACCATCCGTACAGCATCCCGGGCGGTGGTCAGCGTCAGTCAGCATGAGAGCGACCGTCTTCCCAATCCGGCTGACCCACAGGGCTTCCGACGATTTCACCCCTCATTATGTTCCCACTAGGTACACACTTGCGTCGCAGTAACTTCCCTTTTTGTTCCGACAGCAATGCAAGTAAGCTTCGCTGAATCTGTCTGGGCTTTGACAAGATTGGCCTGTCGCGTCAACCCTCCGGCGCGGCATGCAGTCCATCTCCGGCCGGCTCCACTTCGTCCGGTCGTTGTGCGTTGCGGCCCCTGGTTAGCTAGGCCGAAATTGACGTGGACCTCCGAGAATAGGTGCGCTAGAGTCTCGGCCGGGATATCGTCATAGGTGAAGCGATGCGGGAATCTGGAACTCTGTTGTTACTCAGCATACACCAGAGGTAGTgtagaggaggggggaggaggggtgggCACGCGGGGTCCGGTAAGACCTCCATGGCTCCGGAATGCCCACAGACCTGAGGGGTTTTCCCTCCATAGTTTCCAATATAATAGCGCGGGGTTGCATCATTATCCCCTTTTCTGTTTCTATTTTCTATCTTTcactccctctctctctctcctgaCGGAAGTTTGAAATAACGCGATACTACCAGATATGAGCAGCTTAAAAGGCAAagtcatcgccatcaccggCGCGGCGTCGGGCATCGGCCTGGCGACGGCGAAACACATTGCATCCCTCGGCGCGCGGGTGTCTATAGCGGACGTCAACGAAGAGCTTTTGAACGCCGCTGAGACGGAGCTCACGGGGCTCTTGGGGGCGGAGAACGTGCTGTCCAAGATCGTCGACGTCAGGGACCGCAAGGCCGTCGAAGCCTGGATCGCCGAGACCGTCGAGAAGTTCGGTccgctcgacggcgcggccaatgtcgccggcgtcctcggaCGGCAGGGAAACATCGCCAAGGTCACGGAGATTGAGGACGACGAGTGGGATTTCGTCATGGGCGTCAACGCGAGGGGCGTCCTCAACGCCATGAGGGCCGAGATCCCCGCcctcggtgacggcggcaagggcaagaGCATCGTGAATGTTTCGTCGGTGGCCGGGCATTACGGTCTGGAGTTCCACGGGGCGTACACGGCGAGCAAGCATGCCGTCGTTGGCCTGACCAAGAGCGCCGCGAGGGAGTTTGGAAGAAACGGGCTGAGGATCAACGCCATTTGCCCGTGAGTCCCTACATACGCAGTACCCACGCGTGACTTTGCCAGTCGGCAGGGGCAAAAGACAAACGGCTGACAACATCACAGCGGCGCGATCGATACACCGATCCTGAGAAAAGCTTTGGAGACTGCGGAGACGGGGGCTGATATCTTCTCGCCGCTCTTGGGCAGAACTGGAGAGCCTATCGAGGTTGCTACGGCGATTGCTTTCTTGCTTGGGGATGAGGCATCGTATGTAACGGGGCAGGCTTGGTTGGTCGATGGAGGGTCTTTGCCCTAGACGTAAGACATAGACATGGCGGGCATCATACTAGGGTTAGTTTCAGTTCAGGCCCCGTCTCCGGGGCGGACCGAGGCGGGTAGGCGCCAAAGATAGATTGGGGGCAGAGCTGGTGGGCTGCAAGCGACGGAGCGGACCGAGTCCGAGGAGCACTGGGCTAATTGCAAAACCTTGCTCAGTCATCGGGCCATCGTTGGACGTACGTTCGAGTATTGCATTGGTGAATAACCGGAAATTTTGGCGTATGGCATGCTTGCCGTTGAAGGGTGATTAGCTCTGGTCGTGATCGAAGGATCCTAAAATACAGGCATTCAGTTAATAATGTGCGCGGCTGACAGTAAAGGCAGTTACCCTTCCTTCTTGTAGCCTTGCCATGTCCAGCGAGATTTAGAGAACGATGATATATCACAAGATCACCTGACAATGACAGCCTGTAAAATTTTTGTGAATTGTGTCACGGAGAAGAACTAAAAAGTAAATCTAGCAAGCAAGTGCCGAGGTGGTATCAAAGCAAGG
This genomic interval from Colletotrichum higginsianum IMI 349063 chromosome 9, whole genome shotgun sequence contains the following:
- a CDS encoding Short-chain dehydrogenase, with product MSSLKGKVIAITGAASGIGLATAKHIASLGARVSIADVNEELLNAAETELTGLLGAENVLSKIVDVRDRKAVEAWIAETVEKFGPLDGAANVAGVLGRQGNIAKVTEIEDDEWDFVMGVNARGVLNAMRAEIPALGDGGKGKSIVNVSSVAGHYGLEFHGAYTASKHAVVGLTKSAAREFGRNGLRINAICPGAIDTPILRKALETAETGADIFSPLLGRTGEPIEVATAIAFLLGDEASYVTGQAWLVDGGSLP